The Pelagibacterium halotolerans B2 nucleotide sequence CGATCTGGCTCAGGCGGCCGCCAATGTCCTGGTCTCCGATGGCCATGCGGACAAGATCTACGAGTTGGGCAATGATCGGGCCTATACGCTGGCGGAACTGGCCGCCGAGGTTTCGCGCCAGTCGGGTAAGCCGGTCGTCTATACCGACCTGCCCAAGGCCGAATATGCGAAAATTCTCCAAGGCATCGGGCTACCGGCGCCCCTAGCGGAGATGCTGGCGGATAGCGATGCGAAAGCGGGAGCGGGTGCCTTTGCCGACGATAGCGGGACACTGGGAAAGTTGCTCGGCCGCCCGACCCAGACGTTGGAACAGGCCGTCGCCGAAGCGCTCAAATAACGGTGCTGGAGAGCGGCCAAAGGGCCGCTCTCAATGGCCCTCGAATGTCATCAGCGCTTCGACGGCAACGCCATGGGCCCGCAATTTCTCGGCACCGCCGATGTCCGGAAGATCGATCACGAATCCGGTGTGTTCGACCTTGGCCCCCGTGCGCCGCAGCAGGGAGACCGCGGCGATAGCGGTTCCGCCGGTGGCGATCAGATCGTCGATCAGCAATACGTTATCATCGCCATCGACGGCGTCGGCATGGATTTCGATGGTGTCCACTCCATATTCCAGCGCGTAGTTCTGGCCGATCGTTTCACCGGGCAGTTTGCCGGCCTTGCGCACCGGAACGAACCCGACGCCGAGCGCAATGGCGACGCCGGCGCCAAAGATAAAGCCCCGCGCCTCGATGCCCGCGACCTTGGTGATGTCCTTTCCCCGATGTGCTGCGGCCAATCGCTCACAGCTTTCGCTGAAGCCCGCCGAATCTTCGATCAGCGATGTGATGTCGCGAAAGATGATCCCGGGCTTGGGATAGTCGGGAATCGAGCGCACGAGCGCCTTGAGGTCGGTGAACATGAAACAGAGCTCCGAAAAATGAGGTCGATACGAACCGGCTGATGCGCGGCGTTGCCGGTGCGGGGGAAAATGCCGGGCTAGAAATAGCGGTTGGGTGGGACGACCCTTGCCGTCAGTTCCCCCGCCTTGCGCGCCGCGCGCTTGGTCGCCTCATAGGCGGCCCGCTTGCGTTCCTCGGAAACAAGATTGGGAGCGGCCTTGATAGCCGAGCGGACCATGGGATTGCGGCTGGCCGCCAGAGCCAGAAAGGCTGCCGTCTTGGCTACCCGAAAAACCGACATCGTCTTCCTCCAATCGATCCCGATCGCGATTGCAGCGTCACCAGCGTTACAATGAAGAATTTGATCTTACCGAACAAGGGCGAAATTTGCCGCAACAAAAAGGGCCCCGCAGGGCCCTTTTCACTCACTTTAGTGGGCATCGCGCCAGATGCGGCGCTTGACCAGATACATCAGGACCGACAGCGCGACGAGGAACAAGATCACCAAAAAACCCGTCGATTTGCGCGAGACCATGTGCGGATCGGCAGTCCATTGCAGGAAGGCGGCAACGTCCAATGAATACTGCTCGAGTGTCTCGGGCGTCGCCTCGTCGGCATAGGACACGATGCCATCGGAAAGCGGCGGCCCCATCGCGATGAAATGGCCCGAGAAATACTCGTTGTAATGCAGCCCCGGCGCCACTTCGACACCTTCGGGTGCTTCCTCGTAGCTGGTGAGCAGATTGTAGATGTAATCCGCGCCGGCTTCCTGATAGGCGGTGAAATAATTGAAGACCCACCAGGGGAAATCCATATGGATGCCCCGTGCCTTGGCCATCAGCGAAAGATCGGGCGGCGCCTTGCCACCATTGGCCTCGGCCGCGATCTGCTCGCTGGGGAAGGGATTGGGCCACCGGTCGGCCGGCACGCCTTCACGCTCGCCGCCCTCTGCCATCTCATCGGCGACGGTGTATTCGGCAGCAAGGGCGCGAACCTGGTCTTCGCTGTATTCGGGCCCACCTTCCTCGTGCAGATTGCGGAAGGAGATGTACTCCAGGCCGTGGCAGCTCGAACAGACTTCGCGATAGACCTGGAAGCCACGGCGAAGCTGGTTCTGGTCGTACGTGCCGAAAATGCCGGCAAAGCTCCAGTCCTGCTGGTCGGTATGGGGGTATTCTTCGGCTGCCTGCACCATGGCGCCCCCAAGGGCCACCGCAGCAAAGGCAAATACGCCAAGGATCGTCTTCTTAAGCATTGTAATTGTCCTTCGCGCCTTGTCAGCCATTCGCCTTGCCGAGCACGCTTTCCGAAATGCTGGCCGGAAGCGGCGCGGGCTTTTCGATACGTCCCAGGATCGGGAGAATGATGAGGAAGTAGCCGAAATAATAGGCCGTGCAGATCTTGGCCAGCAGCACGTAAATGCCTTCCGCCGACTGCGCGCCCAGATAGGCAAGCGCAATGAAGTTGATCACGAACAGCCAATAGAACGGACGGAACAGCGGGCGGAACGAACCCGAGCGCACCTTGGACGTATCGAGCCAGGGCAGGGCAAACAGGATCAGCAGCGAGCCACCCATGGCGATGACACCACCGAGCTTGGAGTCGATGAACAGCACGTTGAAGTCGATGGCGCGCAGCATCGTATAGAACGGCAGCAGGTACCATTCGGGCACGATATGGGTCGGCGTGACCTGCGGGTTGCCGGGAATGTAGTTGTCGGCGTGCCCGAGGATATCGGGCGCAAAGAACACGAACCAGGCGAACGGAATGAGGAACACAACGACCGCGAAGAGATCCTTCATTGTGATGTAGGGATGGAAAGGCAGCGTATCGCGGCTTTCCTTCACTTCAACGCCGGTCGGGTTGTTGTTGCCCGGAACGTGCAGCGCCCAGATGTGGAGCACGACGACGGCGGCGATGATGAAGGGGATGAGGTAGTGGAGCGAGAAGAAGCGGTTGAGCGTGGGATTGGCCACCGAGAACCCGCCGAGAAGCAGGGTCTGGATCGCTTCGCCGACCAGCGGAATGGCCGAGAAGATACCGGTGATGACCGTGGCACCCCAAAGGCTCATCTGACCCCAGGGCAGAACGTAGCCCATGAAAGCGGTCGCCATCAAAAGGATAAACAGGATCACGCCCAGCATCCAGATGACCTCGCGCGGGGCCTTGTAAGAACCGTAATAAAGGCCACGGAAGATATGGACATAGACGGCGGCAAAGAACATCGAAGCGCCCACGGCATGGGTACCCTGGATGATGCGGCCGAAATTGACGTCACGGCGAATGTGCTCGACCGAGGCAAAGGCCAGGTCCACATGCGGCGTGTAGTGCATCACCAGAATGACGCCGGTGACGATCTGGATGACCAGCATGAAGGTAAGGATCGCGCCGAAGGTCCACCAGTAATTGAGGTTTTTCGGCGTCGGATAGTCCATCAGATGTTCTTTTGAGAACCTGATGATGGGAAGGCGGTCGTCGAGCCAGCGCTCGATTCCGGTGCCCGGCGTATAATTGCCAGCGTGATTGGCCATGCCCTCTACTCCCCTTAACCGATCTGCACGACAGTGTCGGACACGAACTCATAGGGCGGCACGACGAGGTTCCTCGGCGCCGGCCCGCGACGGATGCGGCCCGCAGTATCGTAGTGCGACCCGTGGCAGGGGCAGAACCAGCCGTCGTAATCGCCCGATTCTCCAACCGGCACGCAGCCCAGATGGGTGCAGTTGGCGACCATGATGAGCCATTCCTCGTGCCCCTCGAGCACCCGCTCTTCGTCGGTCTGGGGATCCTTGAGTTCGGAAAGCGGCACGGCCCGCGCCTCTTCGATTTCGGCCGGAGTGCGGTGCCGGACAAAGACCGGAAGCCCGCGCCACATGATGGTCACCGACGACCCCTCGGCCACCGGAGCAACGTCGAAGCGGATCGAGGCCAGGGCCAGAACCGAGGCATCGGGGTTCAATTGATTGATAAGCGGCCAGGCGGCTCCCGCCACCCCGACTGCACCGACCGCACCGGTCGCGATGTAAAGAAAATCGCGTCGTGTCGCTTTTGTTTCGCTCGCTGTCGCCAAAGCTCTAGATCCCCAAAAGGCCTGCACAAACTTGTTCTGATATCCGCCGGACGCCGCTAATTCTCACACATGGGTACGCGAGTCGCGTCCGCCGCCGCCAGGCGGTGCGGATTTTTGGCCCCTTTTTGCACTGTCTCATGGACTTGTCCAGCCTTGCCAATGGTGACTTGATCGATCTGCGACACTATACCCACCAAACTTTAGCCAACCCCTTGCCACGGTCCTGCCATTGCCCATCGCCCTAGCGCTCTACCAGCCCGATATTGCCCTCAACACCGGAACGCTG carries:
- a CDS encoding adenine phosphoribosyltransferase; this translates as MFTDLKALVRSIPDYPKPGIIFRDITSLIEDSAGFSESCERLAAAHRGKDITKVAGIEARGFIFGAGVAIALGVGFVPVRKAGKLPGETIGQNYALEYGVDTIEIHADAVDGDDNVLLIDDLIATGGTAIAAVSLLRRTGAKVEHTGFVIDLPDIGGAEKLRAHGVAVEALMTFEGH
- a CDS encoding cytochrome c1, whose amino-acid sequence is MLKKTILGVFAFAAVALGGAMVQAAEEYPHTDQQDWSFAGIFGTYDQNQLRRGFQVYREVCSSCHGLEYISFRNLHEEGGPEYSEDQVRALAAEYTVADEMAEGGEREGVPADRWPNPFPSEQIAAEANGGKAPPDLSLMAKARGIHMDFPWWVFNYFTAYQEAGADYIYNLLTSYEEAPEGVEVAPGLHYNEYFSGHFIAMGPPLSDGIVSYADEATPETLEQYSLDVAAFLQWTADPHMVSRKSTGFLVILFLVALSVLMYLVKRRIWRDAH
- a CDS encoding cytochrome b, coding for MANHAGNYTPGTGIERWLDDRLPIIRFSKEHLMDYPTPKNLNYWWTFGAILTFMLVIQIVTGVILVMHYTPHVDLAFASVEHIRRDVNFGRIIQGTHAVGASMFFAAVYVHIFRGLYYGSYKAPREVIWMLGVILFILLMATAFMGYVLPWGQMSLWGATVITGIFSAIPLVGEAIQTLLLGGFSVANPTLNRFFSLHYLIPFIIAAVVVLHIWALHVPGNNNPTGVEVKESRDTLPFHPYITMKDLFAVVVFLIPFAWFVFFAPDILGHADNYIPGNPQVTPTHIVPEWYLLPFYTMLRAIDFNVLFIDSKLGGVIAMGGSLLILFALPWLDTSKVRSGSFRPLFRPFYWLFVINFIALAYLGAQSAEGIYVLLAKICTAYYFGYFLIILPILGRIEKPAPLPASISESVLGKANG
- the petA gene encoding ubiquinol-cytochrome c reductase iron-sulfur subunit, which produces MATASETKATRRDFLYIATGAVGAVGVAGAAWPLINQLNPDASVLALASIRFDVAPVAEGSSVTIMWRGLPVFVRHRTPAEIEEARAVPLSELKDPQTDEERVLEGHEEWLIMVANCTHLGCVPVGESGDYDGWFCPCHGSHYDTAGRIRRGPAPRNLVVPPYEFVSDTVVQIG